From the genome of Drosophila melanogaster chromosome 2L, one region includes:
- the Wdr62 gene encoding WD repeat domain 62, isoform C: MFAPRNSSPVAIYGKEDVAAYEIKLKKVLGLTVCSNAALDVSPVSGLLAYPAGCTVVLFNAKRQTQAYLVNTSRKAFTSVAFSRCGRYVATGECGINPAIKVWELETPNGSLEHCSGGSVVAEFVDHKYAVTCVAFSPTGKYLVSVGSQHDMIVNVFDWRANLKMASNKISSKVAAVCFSEDGSYFVTVGNRHVKYWYLEGGRKYKDPIPLMGRSAILGDLRDNDFCAVACGKGICAESTYAITRQGHLVEFSSRRLLDKWVQCRTTNANCICVNERFILVGCAESIIRIFNSATLEYVTTLPRTHYLGVDVAQGIQINHIMSVPQQAKFPDCIAMVFDEQRSKVSCVYNDHSLYIWDLRDISRVGKSHSFLYHSTCIWGVETVPYNVEREPSQTLPEECFVTCSSDDTIRVWGLDGCTNNDIYRRNIYSKELLKIVYSDDELQFIKDQGSSLFDKAGNSSYDGRNGVRCIKISPELQHLASGDRCGNIRVYSLVNLRLLTTIEAHESEVLCLEYSNEKIERKLLASASRDRLIHVFDVAQNYLLLQTLDDHSSSITSIKFVGAGLNFQMISCGADKSIMFRSFQGNIFMRGTNTSGKTTLYDMEVDSNAKHILTACQDRNVRVYGTQNAKQTKTFKGSHSDEGSLIKLSLDPSGIYVATSCTDKTLAVYDYYSNECMARMYGHSELVTGLKFTNDCRHLISASGDGCIFIWQVPHDMIVTMQARMSQQRLRSGHAPLPRPLAPISPPDGIVLESPTSEIEQPQLQPKFGVAERFSDVGQLPQWAMRKAAADSDSGALSIPTPSGGSATVPGMHAASSMGNLSSSPSQQMTGLAPRARGRWAQRSTQLETADDLRSNSESPLGTVSSVGGHSGVNVQTSDYNSASSKDITYNQTYLSEDSSIDSGMETRRGELKFIGSSNNGTVVTVSSVSSIAVSASNGAMSTGSGAAQQRLQLPDKRLKPGLRFDTHTHDHDGDVEDISDGERTSSDHGMFYNNLAPSTPTDFKVTAMNEDELRKSVRRQKFEKSGLQLTPSALSGNGSSHTASTGTGTSDTEDEGSTPSAENAERSLASTLGGSSENLPQSSTNSFLHAALPEGPGLTTPMERGGSSRRSISAKHNTENGKSVAAPPTITKSYTSTKKEELLQVINKVKQQLENVGHRPLRGSHSISDLSLAANLDGSRNAGGGPGRYQKPVDSHDTSQYTSPQNTTATAAPTNTQQQIQPPVQQQYQIPKEPHQQAQQQHQQYAPPASQQFFNCAAPKSKLQQNFQTMRQVQQHYPPYPHHVGVHQIHPPPGVPFGGSAAGSTSAMRSHSQPQNRQQQQQQQQQRAKRNPAGNNRRTPSILKHYKSCPVSPVHEEVEWSAEGNERGALLGEPKRHSVYADDARTILDMIHADTEKMIDEITRKYGDLDEPGIPASYSMPANLRNLGGLGSTGDSTPTGRTTQYYVYREFYQCERKVSLSDILQPEQFAASQRRLDEARFLETQRHSSASFFLTGQQSQESLSLLSDGDGPGSYCNSLESVLSDESDCQSAPLEYPQTQVAVLQQRHAGIRNFIIHGPVSKSYGNSPNAYGSFDYYMRQQHSTTTDSFDVTGYNLEPLKPLPSSKTYPRIAQVQASENIPTLRSKNKQYTSGVNKSLSTDFAQQRQQRNSNPMQSGDNLFVRKPLKPKPPVPAKPHNLVSTLSHMEKQQKQKSQSRTASVVQQFEHNLQKFEKEKQREREQQRRPAMRSSVSSGALAGGSTTQSCLKKVSRFDTSESSRRATSVRQKNRPKISVRFNTVSQIKYTPSAKRERQAREEEPPEMEVGSLPSDYGERSFEMYFAENGNAPENLENMQTLKLYTKPQLQAVVDEIQQEREKYRKNLDNAGKISGKGGSGKGKGAGSSTSHQCQNIAKKIDIIEKLIAMEENKMEQIRLATESRLRPFNCNAKEKGYVKSLTMNFDMLARGEDPTEDEDLASKDASDLCAYARNIRRNCSLPDVLESTDFTGIYNSQGVELAKEVIADDESGDPVNPGITADSADHDGIGQTVVLRMEPGNPKTLNPMPIEESSIRRACSLSDLHMGNFGKPGKSQNGTPQKPQVQHRNGNVSRSASKRNSLQGKTGLGASSNSMNVLNQGSDSEPEDSNRLRSASNGQGRSNGPIAANRQYSNKINNVNNNRRKTPNFSSATPMQDDSSSEETPNSTVNNKPIVPPRPRNLAFDHKSKLMINNSGSPGGNAKQRSGVTSTEDFEGTDPEAQVHNVINKLYTTTQAAMQLHANLKNTLLLKELENALIMSRNMLSSITNRQADKTNNGGGGLGVGGSGGLNHDQLNADNGDYLMMVNNCADLLSNLRTKHKPDDCENNS, translated from the exons ATGTTCGCCCCCCGAAACTCGTCGCCAGTTGCCATTTACGGCAAGGAGGATGTGGCAGCCTACGAG ATAAAACTCAAAAAGGTCCTGGGCCTCACCGTGTGCAGCAATGCGGCTCTGGATGTGTCCCCAGTCAGCGGCCTGCTGGCCTATCCAGCTGG CTGCACCGTGGTGCTCTTCAACGCAAAACGCCAGACACAGGCCTACCTGGTCAACACCTCCCGCAAAGCATTCACATCCGTGGCGTTCTCCCGGTGTGGTCGCTACGTGGCCACCGGGGAGTGTGGCATCAATCCGGCCATCAAGGTCTGGGAGCTGGAGACTCCGAACGGAAGTCTGGAGCACTGCAGCGGCGGCAGTGTTGTTGCAGAGTTTGTGGACCACAAATACGCCGTCACTTGTGTG GCCTTTTCGCCCACTGGCAAGTACCTGGTTTCGGTGGGCTCCCAGCACGACATGATTGTGAATGTGTTCGACTGGCGGGCCAACCTCAAGATGGCCTCGAATAAAATCAGCTCCAAGGTGGCtgccgtgtgcttttccgagGATGGCAGCTATTTTGTGACCGTGGGTAATCGCCACGTGAAATACTGGTATCTAGAGGGTGGCAGAAAG TACAAGGATCCTATTCCCCTGATGGGTCGCAGCGCCATTCTGGGCGATTTGCGGGACAACGACTTTTGTGCGGTGGCGTGCGGCAAGGGGATCTGTGCGGAGAGCACGTACGCCATCACGCGGCAAGGACACTTGGTGGAGTTCAGCTCCCGCCGCCTGCTCGACAAGTGGGTGCAGTGCCGCACCACCAATGCCAACTGTATCTGCGTGAATGAGAGGTTCATTCTCGTGGGGTGTGCGGAGTCCATCATTCGCATCTTCAATTCGGCCACGCTGGAATACGTGACCACTCTGCCTAGAACTCATTACTTGGGCGTGGATGTGGCCCAGGGCATCCAGATCAACCACATCATGTCGGTGCCACAGCAGGCCAAGTTCCCCGACTGCATTGCCATGGTGTTCGACGAACAGCGTTCGAAG gtgAGTTGCGTTTACAACGATCACTCTCTTTACATCTGGGATCTGCGCGACATCTCACGAGTGGGCAAGTCGCACTCGTTCCTTTATCACTCCACTTGCATCTGGGGCGTGGAGACAGTGCCATATAACGTGGAGCGGGAGCCATCGCAAACCCTTCCAGAGGAATGCTTCGTCACCTGCTCGTCGGACGACACGATCCGTGTCTGGGGTTTGGACGGATGCACCAACAACGATATCTACCGAAGGAACATCTACTCCAAGGAGCTGCTGAAGATCGTCTACAGCGACGATGAACTGCAGTTTATCAAGGATCAGGGCTCGTCTCTGTTCGACAAAGCTGGAAACTCCTCCTACGATGGAAGGAATGGAGTGCGGTGCATCAAGATCAGTCCGGAACTGCAGCACTTGGCAAGTGGAGATCGGTGCGGCAACATACGCGTGTACAGTCTGGTCAATCTGCGCCTGCTCACCACCATCGAAGCCCATGAGTCTGAGGTGCTTTGTTTGGAGTATTCCAACGAGAAGATCGAGCGAAAGTTGTTGGCCAGTGCCAGTAGGGATCGGCTGATCCATGTGTTCGACGTGGCGCAGAATTATCTACTGCTACAAACGCTGGACGATCACAGCTCCTCCATCACCTCCATCAAGTTTGTAGGTGCAGGACTTAACTTCCAGATGATCAGTTGTGGCGCCGACAAGTCCATTATGTTTAGGAGTTTTCAG ggaaatattttcatgaGGGGCACCAACACCTCAGGAAAGACGACGTTGTACGACATGGAGGTGGACTCGAATGCCAAGCACATTTTGACAGCCTGCCAGGATCGCAACGTGCGGGTTTACGGAACCCAGAATGCCAAGCAAACAAAGACCTTCAAGGGCTCTCATTCAGACGAAGGAAGTCTGATCAAACTCAGTCTCGATCCCAGTGGCATCTATGTGGCCACTTCCTGCACGGATAAAACGCTTGCTGTTTATGATTACTACTCGAACGAGTGCATGGCAAGGATGTACGGTCACAGCGAGTTGGTCACGGGACTTAAGTTCACCAACGATTGCAGACATTTAATTTCCGCAAGTGGCGACGGTTGCATTTTCATATGGCAAGTGCCACACGATATGATAGTGACCATGCAGGCCAGGATGTCGCAACAGCGTCTCAGATCTGGGCATGCTCCATTGCCGCGACCCTTGGCTCCTATTTCGCCACCGGATGGTATTGTCCTGGAATCGCCAACCAGTGAAATAGAGCAGCCGCAATTGCAGCCCAAGTTTGGAGTGGCCGAAAGGTTTTCCGATGTGGGTCAACTGCCTCAGTGGGCGATGCGAAAAGCAGCTGCCGATTCGGATAGTGGGGCCTTATCCATACCCACGCCCAGTGGTGGATCTGCGACTGTGCCTGGCATGCATGCTGCTTCATCGATGGGAAATCTAAGCTCATCGCCCAGTCAACAGATGACAGGACTGGCACCACGGGCCAGGGGAAGATGGGCCCAAAGGAGCACTCAGTTGGAAACGGCCGATGACCTGCGTTCCAACTCCGAAAGTCCTCTGGGAACCGTTTCGTCTGTAGGTGGTCACAGCGGTGTGAATGTCCAGACTTCTGATTACAATAGTGCCTCTTCCAAGGACATTACGTACAATCAAACCTACTTGAGTGAGGACTCCTCCATCGATTCGGGAATGGAGACGCGAAGGGGCGAACTCAAGTTTattggcagcagcaacaatggaACGGTGGTCACTGTGTCCTCCGTTTCCTCGATTGCTGTTTCTGCCTCCAACGGTGCCATGTCAACGGGTTCTGGAGCTGCCCAACAGCGTCTCCAGTTGCCGGATAAACGGTTAAAGCCGGGTCTGCGATTCGATACCCATACCCATGATCACGATGGGGATGTGGAGGACATCTCCGATGGAGAGAGAACTAGCTCCGATCACGGAATGTTTTACAACAACCTCGCGCCCAGCACGCCAAC AGATTTCAAGGTGACGGCCATGAACGAGGATGAGCTGCGCAAATCGGTGCGCCGTCAGAAGTTTGAAAAGTCCGGCCTTCAGCTTACCCCTTCGGCCCtcagcggaaacggaagttcGCATACTGCGAGCACCGGAACTGGGACCTCCGATACCGAAGACGAAGGCTCCACGCCCAGTGCCGAAAATGCCGAACGGTCGCTGGCCTCGACGTTGGGTGGCAGCTCGGAGAATCTGCCCCAGAGCAGCACCAACAGCTTCCTGCACGCCGCTTTGCCAGAGGGACCGGGACTAACAACGCCAATGGAAAGGGGTGGCAGCA GTCGCCGCAGCATCAGCGCCAAGCACAATACGGAGAATGGGAAAAGCGTGGCCGCGCCGCCCACCATCACCAAGTCGTATACAAGTACCAAAAAGGAGGAGCTGTTGCAGGTCATCAACAAGGTCAAGCAGCAGCTGGAGAAT GTAGGCCATAGACCCCTCCGGGGAAGCCATAGCATATCGGACCTCAGTCTGGCAGCCAACTTGGATGGATCAAGGAATGCGGGCGGAGGACCAGGACGTTACCAGAAGCCAG TTGACTCCCATGACACTTCGCAGTATACTAGCCCTCAAAACACAACAGCAACGGCTGCACCAACGAATACCCAGCAGCAAATCCAGCCACCAGTGCAGCAACAATATCAAATTCCAAAGGAGCCACATCAGCaagcccagcagcaacatcagcaataTGCGCCTCCTGCCTCGCAACAATTTTTCAACTGTGCTGCCCCGAAATCGAAGCTGCAACAAAACTTTCAGACGATGCGACAGGTGCAGCAGCACTATCCGCCCTATCCACATCATGTGGGCGTGCATCAGATCCATCCGCCACCCGGTGTTCCGTTCGGAGGATCTGCAGCGGGGTCCACATCTGCAATGCGTTCGCATTCCCAGCCGCAAAAtcgccaacagcagcagcagcagcagcaacaaagggCAAAGAGGAATCCAGCTGGGAACAACAGGCGTACGCCTAGCATCCTAAAGCACTACAAATCCTGTCCAGTTTCTCCAGTCCACGAAGAGGTGGAATGGTCTGCCGAGGGAAACGAGAGAGGTGCTCTGCTCGGCGAGCCCAAAAGGCACTCTGTTTATGCTGATGATGCTAGAACAATTCTGGACATGATTCATGCTGATACGGAAAAGATGATTGATGAGATCACCCGAAAATACGGAGATCTGGATGAGCCCGGTATTCCAGCCTCGTATTCCATGCCAGCGAATCTGAGAAACTTGGGAGGACTGGGTTCCACTGGTGATTCCACGCCCACTGGTAGAACTACTCAGTATTACGTTTACAGGGAATTTTACCAATGCGAGAGGAAGGTCTCCCTCTCCGATATTCTGCAGCCCGAGCAATTTGCGGCCAGTCAGAGAAGATTGGACGAGGCCAGATTTCTGGAGACCCAACGCCATTCCAGCGCCAGTTTTTTCCTCACCGGCCAGCAGAGTCAGGAGTCACTCTCTTTGCTTTCCGATGGCGATGGTCCTGGAAGCTATTGCAACAGCTTGGAGAGCGTACTGTCGGACGAAAGTGATTGCCAGAGTGCTCCTCTGGAGTATCCTCAAACTCAGGTGGCTGTTCTTCAACAGCGCCATGCCGGCATCCGGAACTTTATTATCCACGGTCCGGTGTCCAAGTCCTACGGGAACAGCCCCAATGCCTACGGCAGCTTCGACTACTATATGCGACAACAGCACTCCACAACAACGGATAGCTTCGATGTCACAGGCTACAATCTGGAGCCATTGAAACCACTGCCCAGTTCTAAGACATATCCCAGGATAGCTCAGGTTCAGGCATCTGAAAATATACCCACTCTGCGATCCAAGAATAAGCAATATACCTCAGGTGTTAACAAGTCCTTGAGTACGGACTTCGCCCAACAGCGACAGCAAAGAAATTCGAATCCCATGCAATCAGGTGACAATCTCTTTGTGAGAAAACCACTGAAACCCAAGCCGCCGGTGCCGGCAAAACCTCACAATCTAGTCAGCACCTTGAGCCACATGGAGAAGCAGCAAAAACAGAAATCCCAGTCCAGAACCGCCAGTGTTGTCCAGCAATTTGAGCATAACTTACAAAAATtcgaaaaggaaaagcaaagGGAGCGGGAACAGCAAAGGAGGCCGGCGATGCGGAGCTCCGTAAGTTCTGGAGCTCTGGCTGGAGGATCAACAACCCAGAGTTGTCTAAAGAAAGTCTCGCGCTTTGATACCAGCGAAAGCAGTCGAAGGGCCACCAGTGTGAGGCAAAAAAATAGGCCAAAGATCTCTGTGCGCTTCAATACAGTCTCGCAGATTAAGTATACGCCCAGTGCCAAAAGGGAGAGGCAGGCCAGAGAAGAGGAGCCACCGGAAATGGAGGTGGGCAGCCTGCCTAGCGATTATGGAGAGCGCAGTTTCGAAATGTATTTTGCGGAAAACGGAAATGCTCCGGAGAATCTGGAGAACATGCAGACCCTTAAACTGTACACCAAACCCCAACTACAAGCAGTGGTGGATGAGATACAGCAGGAGCGGGAAAAGTATCGAAAAAACCTTGACAACGCTGGCAAGATCAGCGGAAAGGGAGGAAGTGGAAAGGGAAAAGGAGCAGGCAGCTCCACCAGCCATCAGTGCCAGAATATAGCCAAAAAGATCGACATCATCGAGAAGTTAATCGCCATGGAGGAGAACAAAATGGAGCAAATACGTCTGGCCACCGAATCGCGATTGAGGCCCTTCAACTGCAATGCCAAGGAGAAGGGCTATGTGAAAAGTTTGACCATGAACTTTGACATGCTCGCCAGAGGTGAAGATCCCACAGAAGATGAGGATCTGGCATCCAAAGATGCCTCAGATTTGTGCGCCTATGCGAGGAATATCCGTAGAAACTGCAGCTTACCAGATGTCTTGGAGAGCACCGATTTCACTGGCATCTACAACAGCCAGGGTGTGGAGTTGGCCAAGGAAGTGATTGCCGACGATGAGAGCGGAGATCCGGTGAACCCCGGGATCACTGCAGATAGCGCTGATCACGATGGCATCGGACAGACTGTTGTTTTGAGGATGGAGCCAG GCAATCCCAAAACGCTCAATCCCATGCCCATCGAGGAGTCCTCCATACGCCGCGCTTGCTCGCTGAGCGACCTGCACATGGGCAACTTTGGCAAGC CTGGAAAATCGCAGAATGGCACTCCACAGAAGCCGCAGGTCCAGCACCGAAATGGAAACGTCTCGCGATCGGCCAGCAAAAGGAACAGTTTGCAGGGCAAAACTGGGTTGGGTGCCTCCAGCAACTCAATGAATGTTCTCAATCAGGGC AGCGACTCGGAACCCGAGGATAGCAACCGCTTGCGCAGTGCCAGCAACGGACAGGGACGCAGCAACGGACCCATTG CTGCGAATCGCCAGTACAGCAACAAGATTAACAATGTCAACAACAATCGGCGAAAGACGCCAAACTTTAGCAGTG CCACGCCCATGCAGGACGACTCCAGCTCCGAGGAGACGCCCAATAGCACTGTCAACAACAAACCCATTGTGCCACCAAGGCCTAGGAACCTGGCATTTGATCACAAGAGCAAACTGATGATCAACAATAGTGGCAGCCCCGGCGGAAATGCCAAACAGCGGAGCGGAGTGACTTCCACAGAGGATTTTGAGGGCACAGATc CTGAAGCCCAAGTACACAATGTGATCAATAAACTTTATACAACCACACAGGCAGCTATGCAGCTGCATGCGAATCTAAAGAATACGCTACTGCTGAAGGAACTGGAGAACGCCCTGATCATGTCCAGGAATATGCTAAGCAGCATCACCAATCG ACAAGCGGATAAGACGAACAACGGAGGTGGGGGATTAGGAGTGGGTGGAAGTGGGGGATTGAaccacgatcagctgaacgcTGACAACGGAGACTATCTGATGATGGTCAACAACTGTGCCGATCTTTTGAGCAATTTACGCACGAAGCACAAACCCGATGACTGTGAGAATAACTCCTAG